CCCTGAACAAGGGAGCGTACGCATGAGCAGGCCAATCTTCGCGGGCCGGGTGGCCCATCTCGGAACCACCGTCTTCACCGAGTTCAGCGCGCTGGCGCTGAAGCACGGGGCCATGAACCTGGGGCAGGGCTTCCCGGACTTCGACGGGCCCGAGGCCGTGAAGGAGGCCGCCCGCAAGGCCATCACCGACGGGGTGAATCAGTACGCGCCCAGCAGCGGCCTGCGCGACCTGCGCGTGGCCATCGCCGAGCACGGCGCGCGCTTCCACGGGCACACGGGCATCGATCCGGACACCATGGTGACCGTCACCAGCGGTGCCACCGAGGCCATCTTCTGCGTGCTGCTGGGCCTGGTGGATCCGGGTGACGAGGTGGTGGCCTTCGAGCCCTTCTACGACTCGTACGACGCCAACATCGGCTTCCTCGGGGCGAAGTCGCGCTACGTGCCGCTGCGGCCGCCGGACGCCTCGCACTCCACGTGGTGGTTCGATCGGGACGAGGTGCGCGCCGCCTTCGGTCCCCGGACGCGGGTGCTCATCCTCAACACGCCGCACAACCCCACCGGCAAGGTGTTCACCCGCGAGGAGCTCGAGTTCCTGGGCGGCCTGTGCGCCGAGTTCGATGTGAAGGTGCTCTCGGACGAGGTGTACGAGCACATCGTCTTCGCGCCCGCGCGACACATCCGCGCCGCCACCGTGCCGTCACTGACCGACCGGACGGTAACCGTGAGCAGCGGGGGCAAGTCGTTCAGCCTCACCGGTTGGAAGATTGGATGGATCATCGCGCCACCGGCGCTGCGTGACGCGGTGCAGCGGGCGCACCAGTTCGTGACGTTCGCCACGGCCTCGCCACTGCAGGCGGCGATGGCGGCGGCGCTGCGGCTGCCGGACACGTACTTCCAGGAGCTGGGCACCCAGTACCTCTCCAAGAGGGAGCGGCTGCTCTCGGGGCTCGCCGAGGCGGGACTGAAGGCGTACGTGCCCGAGGGCAGCTACTTCATCATGGCGGACATTCGCGGGAGGGGCTTCGCGGACGACGTGGCCTTCTGCCGACACCTGGTGACGGAGGTGGGAGTAGCGGCCATCCCTCCGAGTGTTTTCTATGGTCCCGAGCACAAGCACCTGGGGCAGGGGATGGCGCGCTTCGCCTTCTGCAAGACAGAGGCGGTGTTGGATGAAGCGGTGCGCCGGTTGAAGGAGGGGCTGGCTCGGGCCCGCTGACGCCTGGAACCCGGGAGCCGGGCGGCTTGCGACCTCCACAACCCGGGTGTTACATCCCCGCGCCAACATGCCCTCCCCTCGAACCCCGACCGAGTCCAAGAGGCTCTCCGCTCCCCGCTCGAACCAGTCCGCCAAGAAGGCGGGCCGGTCCACGTCCAAGCCCACGAAGGCCAGCAAGCCGGCCAAGGCGGCGAAGAAGGCCGTGAAGGCCGCGACGAAGGCCGTGAAGGCGGTCGCGAAGAAGGCCACCAAGGCCGCCGCGCCCAAGAAGAAGAACGTGGTGCTGCGCACCTACGACGCGGCGACGGCGAAGGTGGTGGGCAAGACCACCGAGAAGTGGGCGAAGAGCGAGCTGGCCGCGGTGACGCAGAAGATGCCGCTGCGCCGCAAGACGTTCGTCACCGACTCGGGCATCCCCATCCCGGACGTGGTGACGCTGGCGGACCGCAAGACCGAGTCCCCGGATGCGATCGGCCTGCCGGGCCAGTTCCCGTTCACGC
This is a stretch of genomic DNA from Archangium violaceum. It encodes these proteins:
- a CDS encoding aminotransferase class I/II-fold pyridoxal phosphate-dependent enzyme encodes the protein MSRPIFAGRVAHLGTTVFTEFSALALKHGAMNLGQGFPDFDGPEAVKEAARKAITDGVNQYAPSSGLRDLRVAIAEHGARFHGHTGIDPDTMVTVTSGATEAIFCVLLGLVDPGDEVVAFEPFYDSYDANIGFLGAKSRYVPLRPPDASHSTWWFDRDEVRAAFGPRTRVLILNTPHNPTGKVFTREELEFLGGLCAEFDVKVLSDEVYEHIVFAPARHIRAATVPSLTDRTVTVSSGGKSFSLTGWKIGWIIAPPALRDAVQRAHQFVTFATASPLQAAMAAALRLPDTYFQELGTQYLSKRERLLSGLAEAGLKAYVPEGSYFIMADIRGRGFADDVAFCRHLVTEVGVAAIPPSVFYGPEHKHLGQGMARFAFCKTEAVLDEAVRRLKEGLARAR